The sequence GGGCCATACTACAAGATAGTGGCCGCTTATCCCCCGGGCGCTCAACCCATCGTGGAAGACCTCTCCGACATCGTGGCCAGCGCCCTGGCGCAAAAGCGGCCTATCATCCTGCCGGCCACCGAGGGGCTCCCCCCTCAAGCCCAACCGCTGGCGCAGCAGAAAGGCATCCAAAGCATCGTCATGCTCCCACTGCTTTTCCGCGAAGAACTCGTCGGCGCGCTGCGCATCGGCTTGCCCGGCGAGCGCGCTTGGAGCGACGAAGAACAACGCCTGTTGGAGCAAATCGCCCGCCAGATCTCCACCTCACTGGAAGCGGCCCGCCTCTTTGAAGCCGCCACCCGCCGCGCCCGGCGAGAGCGCCTGGTGACCGAAATCACCACCCGCATGCGTGCCAGCAACGACCCCCAAGAAATCCTCCAAACTGCCCTGCGGGAACTGCAAAAAGCCCTTCAAGCCGAGATTACCCAGGTGGTGATCCTCGAAAATGGCGAAAACCTTTCCGAGGCATAGCCATGGCTATTCTCTTTGCCTTTGCCAACCAAAAAGGTGGTGTAGCCAAAACGACCTCTGTTGCGTCCTTGGGCGGTGCTCTGGTTGAACGGGGATCCCGCGTACTTGTGGTAGATCTGGATCCTCAAGGAAACCTGAGTCTGGCCGTAGGCATCAATCCCAGGCGCCTTCACCACCATGTGAGCGATTTGCTCCTTAACGCCACACCGGCTCAGGATCTCATCGTCCAGACCCGCACCCCTGGGCTGGATTTGCTTCCTTCGGGGCGCGCCTTGACCCTTGCCGAGCGCTACCTACCTACCCGACCGCACTATCAAACCATTCTCTCCACCATGCTACGCCCTCTGCCTTATGATTACATCATCCTCGACTGTCCCCCGGCGCTGGGCACCATCACTGCCACCGCCCTGGCCGCCACCGATGTCCTCGTTATCCCCACCCAGGCCGAGTATTTTTCGGCTTATGCCTTGCAAGCCATGCTCGCCATGATACGTCAGGTGCGCGCCACCACCAACCCGCATCTCGCTTACCGCGTGCTCATCACCATGTTCCGCACCCGCACCCGTGCCCTGCGGATCATCAAGGCCCGCCTGGAAGCCACCTTCGGCCAAGGTCTGTTCCAAACCACCATCGAAGTGGACACCAAACTGCGGGAAGCCGCCATCGCCGGGCTGCCCATCACCCACTACGCCCCCAAATCCCGTGCGGCCCGCCAATACCGCGCTCTGGCCCAGGAGTTGCTCGACTATGTCCAAACCCAAGAAACGGCTTCGGTCCGAACGGCTTGAAGAACTTTTCTCCGAATTGATGACCGCCTCCTCCGAACAGAGTGAGGCACCGCCCGCGGAGGCTGCCCCCCCAATGGTACGCTTCCGCTGCGACGGTCAGGGGCGCTTTGTGGCCTTTGACGACGCGCTGGCTCAAATCCTGGGCTACGCCGAGGAAGAACTGCGTCGCCTCACCTTGACCGAACTCATCCCCGATCTGGAACGCCACCCGCTCTATCGTCCCACCCTCGAAGGCGCCCAGGAAATCGCCGGGTTGGAGGTGCAGGTGCACGACGTGCGGGGAGGGACGCACTCGGCCGTCCTCTATCTGACGGCCGGCATCAACCAGGAGACCGAAGCCCTGGTGGGGATGTTGCAATTTCAGCACGCTGCCCCCTCCGCCCCAACGCCACCAGCGACCGGCACACGCTTTCTGCGTTCCATTGCGGCCCAAGAACAGCTGCAAGGACTGCTGCTCCAGGGCGAGCGCATCGCGCCGGCCCGCAAGCCCCTCACTCCGGCTGGGCAACAGGCGCTGCGGCAAAAAGCCCCGGTCATGCAACCCGCCCAG is a genomic window of Anaerolineae bacterium containing:
- a CDS encoding ParA family protein, translated to MAILFAFANQKGGVAKTTSVASLGGALVERGSRVLVVDLDPQGNLSLAVGINPRRLHHHVSDLLLNATPAQDLIVQTRTPGLDLLPSGRALTLAERYLPTRPHYQTILSTMLRPLPYDYIILDCPPALGTITATALAATDVLVIPTQAEYFSAYALQAMLAMIRQVRATTNPHLAYRVLITMFRTRTRALRIIKARLEATFGQGLFQTTIEVDTKLREAAIAGLPITHYAPKSRAARQYRALAQELLDYVQTQETASVRTA